A single Candidatus Poribacteria bacterium DNA region contains:
- a CDS encoding multiheme c-type cytochrome encodes MKRAILVLIVLTLGVTLPPLYSQWAESQRLKQIQTVKQQARPVFGDRLEMVMTGLESGTPPSVVILYTSGTRSHLEPCGCYQEQSGGLPRRAYVVEEFRKRGFLTLLVDAGNIFDGEAEIDARRCETNMKALTAMQYSAMALSESDLTYSDTYLRRQRAVAAFPFLAPDVRRDNFTQPFVVEQIGQHSVAFVVGEAPEEIISLSDIVVALGDPKDAEHIDVVIYPDETEPMGTEDGPLYVGCKSEGKTLGVLALWIDSNAQVARHYATEVALTAEVGESETVRQLLTDFYREMASENPSQDSRLFAKQLLEQQQENGYASATACQRCHEQEYLQWSATRHAFAYETLLKKERYFDTGCVSCHTTGFGYSTGFQIGDSDSALEGVQCETCHGPGKQHVGNPKKSNIRNGADTSLCLQCHDTKHSPGFSAVVALHTKDVDHSLAPMNLEELLASRIARMGKPTLELFVMSHCPYGVQAEEKIIPIVKKFGNAIDFKLQFIAQEKMAPAAQNISLFTSLHGYPEVAEDIRQLLIAQEYPDRYLDYILCRGKKLDKSWENCAQKLGIDVAKIQALFDAPEAEQLFRENIARAADLRIKASPTILVDGHKFRANQLLRESGTPCE; translated from the coding sequence ATGAAACGTGCAATTTTAGTTCTAATAGTTTTGACGCTGGGAGTGACATTACCACCACTTTATTCACAATGGGCAGAATCTCAAAGACTTAAACAGATACAAACCGTAAAACAACAGGCACGTCCGGTTTTCGGGGATCGTTTGGAAATGGTAATGACAGGACTTGAAAGCGGTACACCGCCTTCTGTAGTGATCTTGTATACCAGCGGGACGCGAAGCCACCTGGAGCCGTGCGGGTGTTATCAAGAGCAGTCCGGTGGATTGCCGAGACGTGCTTATGTTGTCGAGGAATTTCGGAAGCGTGGATTCCTGACGCTTTTGGTTGATGCTGGAAACATTTTTGATGGTGAGGCAGAGATAGATGCACGCCGCTGTGAAACGAATATGAAAGCATTGACAGCGATGCAGTATTCAGCAATGGCACTGAGTGAATCGGATCTTACATACTCGGATACTTATCTGAGGCGACAGCGCGCCGTTGCGGCTTTTCCGTTTTTAGCACCCGATGTGAGGCGCGACAATTTCACGCAGCCGTTTGTCGTTGAACAAATTGGACAACACAGCGTCGCTTTTGTTGTAGGTGAAGCCCCCGAGGAAATAATATCGCTGTCAGATATTGTTGTGGCTTTAGGGGATCCAAAGGACGCTGAACATATTGATGTTGTGATTTACCCAGACGAGACCGAACCAATGGGCACTGAAGATGGACCCCTTTATGTTGGTTGTAAATCTGAAGGTAAGACATTGGGCGTGTTGGCACTCTGGATAGATTCAAACGCGCAGGTGGCGCGCCACTATGCAACGGAAGTGGCATTGACAGCGGAAGTCGGTGAATCTGAAACTGTCCGTCAACTGCTCACGGATTTCTATCGAGAGATGGCATCTGAAAACCCGTCGCAGGATTCGCGGCTTTTTGCCAAGCAACTTTTAGAACAGCAGCAGGAAAACGGATATGCCTCGGCAACAGCCTGCCAGCGATGCCATGAGCAGGAATATCTGCAATGGTCCGCCACGCGCCACGCTTTCGCCTACGAGACCCTTCTGAAGAAAGAGCGGTACTTCGACACAGGGTGTGTCTCCTGCCATACGACTGGATTTGGGTATTCAACAGGATTTCAGATCGGCGACTCGGATTCAGCACTCGAAGGGGTGCAGTGCGAAACCTGCCACGGGCCCGGCAAGCAACACGTCGGCAACCCGAAAAAGAGCAATATCCGCAATGGTGCCGATACATCCCTCTGTTTGCAATGCCACGACACAAAACATTCGCCCGGTTTCTCTGCCGTGGTCGCACTGCATACCAAGGATGTTGATCACAGCCTCGCACCGATGAACTTAGAGGAACTCTTAGCGTCTCGCATCGCACGGATGGGGAAACCGACGCTGGAACTGTTTGTGATGAGTCATTGTCCCTACGGCGTTCAGGCGGAAGAAAAGATTATTCCGATTGTGAAAAAGTTTGGAAACGCGATTGATTTCAAGCTGCAGTTTATCGCACAGGAGAAGATGGCACCCGCCGCGCAAAATATATCGCTGTTTACAAGCCTCCACGGCTACCCCGAAGTCGCAGAGGATATCCGACAGCTGCTGATCGCACAAGAATATCCAGATCGGTATCTTGACTATATTTTATGCCGCGGCAAGAAACTGGACAAGAGCTGGGAGAACTGCGCGCAGAAACTTGGTATTGACGTGGCAAAGATTCAAGCGTTGTTTGATGCACCGGAAGCAGAGCAGCTTTTCCGTGAAAATATTGCGCGTGCTGCGGATTTACGGATTAAAGCGTCTCCAACGATTTTGGTGGATGGGCATAAATTTCGAGCAAATCAATTATTGCGGGAGAGTGGAACACCCTGCGAATAA
- a CDS encoding phosphomannomutase/phosphoglucomutase, translating into MNPDIFRAYDIRGIFGVDFEPKDFYRIACAYANCFQPKTVALGHDVRESSPQLWRQVANGLQDSGAEVINLGQISTDMLYFSVAHYKTDGGIVISASHNPAVYNGMKLVRRHAAPISADTGLLDLRDAIVSERPFKKRNGHHCAIFQSSQFLNAYLAHLRSFADLERLLTKRIVINANSGLAGQIAERLLADTPIQVCRRLFVDPDGSFAKIPGGRPDPLRPENRELTAAAVRQTGADLAVAWDADADRCFFFDETGTFVEGCYITALLAERILPERSGGGVIFDPRAVWAVEHAVISANGIPILNRCGHSFIKARMRKTDALFAGEASGHYYFRDNFYADNGMIPFLLLLEYLSINGISLTETVNPLRAAYPVSGEINYSFETRSQIPDALDVISDAIHAWGDPRLEAPIDGLSVRFLSGSGSWRFNLRESNTEPLLRLNVEAIGEESLLIEKTIRISEKLESIGGKRNTKFRWEPENLSKRR; encoded by the coding sequence ATGAATCCTGACATCTTCCGAGCCTATGATATTCGTGGTATTTTTGGCGTAGATTTTGAACCAAAAGACTTTTATCGCATTGCGTGTGCGTATGCCAACTGTTTTCAACCAAAGACCGTTGCATTGGGGCATGATGTTCGTGAAAGTTCGCCGCAGTTGTGGCGACAGGTTGCAAACGGTTTACAAGATAGCGGTGCTGAGGTGATTAACCTTGGGCAGATTTCGACGGATATGCTCTATTTCAGTGTCGCACACTATAAAACAGATGGCGGTATTGTAATTTCGGCATCACATAACCCTGCTGTATATAACGGCATGAAACTGGTTCGCCGACATGCCGCGCCGATCTCCGCGGACACTGGACTCCTTGATCTGCGAGATGCCATTGTAAGCGAACGCCCATTTAAGAAACGAAACGGACACCACTGTGCTATCTTTCAATCCTCTCAATTTCTGAACGCATATTTAGCACATCTTCGTTCGTTTGCTGATTTGGAACGGTTATTGACAAAACGGATCGTTATCAACGCCAATAGTGGACTCGCCGGGCAGATTGCTGAACGCCTATTAGCAGACACACCGATTCAGGTATGTAGGCGTTTGTTTGTAGATCCCGATGGGAGCTTCGCAAAGATTCCTGGTGGTAGACCCGATCCGCTGAGACCAGAAAACCGTGAGTTAACCGCAGCAGCGGTTAGGCAAACAGGCGCAGACTTGGCGGTGGCATGGGATGCCGATGCCGATCGATGCTTTTTCTTTGATGAGACGGGAACGTTTGTTGAAGGGTGTTATATCACGGCACTACTCGCAGAACGCATCCTGCCGGAGCGAAGTGGCGGTGGGGTCATCTTTGATCCGAGAGCGGTGTGGGCGGTAGAGCATGCTGTCATCTCTGCGAACGGCATCCCGATTCTCAACCGGTGTGGGCACTCGTTCATCAAAGCGCGTATGCGAAAAACAGATGCTCTTTTCGCCGGAGAGGCGAGCGGACACTATTACTTCCGAGACAATTTCTATGCCGACAACGGGATGATTCCATTTCTACTCCTGCTTGAATATCTCAGTATAAATGGAATATCGTTAACTGAAACCGTGAATCCTTTGCGAGCGGCATATCCGGTCTCCGGTGAGATCAACTACTCTTTTGAAACACGTTCTCAGATACCGGATGCACTGGATGTCATTAGCGATGCGATACACGCTTGGGGCGATCCGCGTCTTGAAGCACCCATTGATGGTTTATCTGTCAGATTTCTATCGGGTTCTGGCAGTTGGCGATTTAATCTCCGGGAATCCAATACAGAACCGCTGCTGCGGTTGAATGTTGAAGCGATTGGAGAAGAGAGTCTTTTGATTGAAAAGACGATAAGAATCAGTGAGAAACTTGAGAGCATCGGAGGCAAACGAAACACGAAATTCCGCTGGGAACCTGAAAATCTGTCTAAAAGACGCTAA